The Gossypium hirsutum isolate 1008001.06 chromosome A03, Gossypium_hirsutum_v2.1, whole genome shotgun sequence genome contains the following window.
TTGGCCTTTCAGCTGCTATTGTTTTTGGCGTTCTTTTTGATCTTTCATAACAGGAAATTTTCATGTATGGTTTTTTTGGGGCCAATTTTACTGGTTTTCCGCTGCAATGCTGTTTCGTTAGAGAATTAGTATTATTTGTTTCCTCTTTAGTACTTCAGGGTGGCTGatattttgtttatgttcttaAGACCATCTGATGTATTATTTCCTTTTCTATTTAACATGCAGATGCAGATGGATATGTGTATGACTACTACACTGTGAAGAATGACTTGGGTGTAGGTGAGGAGGATATGGCTTCAAATCCATTCCCACTGTAAGTATTGTATAATCTGCTCTtgcattctctctctctctctctctctcttagaAACTGATGGATGATCTTGTTTCAGGGTGAAGGTGGATGATGAGGATTTCTATGATGTGCCATATGAGTCAGAATATGATAGTGAAGATTCAAATGGTAATCTTAGAGTCTACTCTCTGTCACCAAATTCTCCAAATTCTAGGATGCTTGTATGACTTGTATATTCTTTTTTGGTGTTTGCAGCCGAAGATAATCCGAGAAATGATTATCCTGATGAAACATCCGAagaggaggaagaggaagaggaagaggaagggGACGAGGATGAGGATGAGGAGACTAAAGCGTCTGATCAATCAGGAGAAGGAAGTAGCAAATCTTCAGAAGTTGGGAGCGTGAGTGGCTATGATGAAGACCTTTTATATGAAGTTGATCCCTATGATGATATCAATGGCGATTCTAATCATCTTGGTCATGGTAATAGCGATTATGATACTGACGGTGAAGAGTGGAGATGGTCTTACAGATGAAATCTGGCTTTTTTTGGCAACTAGAGTGGTCTGTTTGGACATCATTTTGCTTTCTATTATCTCTGTTAATAATTAGATCCAAATGGATTCAGTGTTGGAAAGACCTCACCTTGGAGGACCTGTATAGTTGCTAATATCATAGTTCTGGTGTTTTTTCTATGTTAAGTCCATGGTTTCAAAATACGTTGCATCAATAGTTTAACACTCAACCTTACAACTCTTGCAATGAATTTTTAGAGTGGGACACCAACCTGGTACACAACTTTCTTGCGATACTTTTACCCAATGTTCATTCATAGAAAAAGAAAACATGCTCCATTATTAATATTATACAACCTCAACCCTGGGGTGGCTTATTTTAGAAGCCTTACCTGTAACGTTGATCCAGCACTTAGAATTTCAGGGTTTTTTTCTTTGTCGTTTTTGCATGACAATTCATAGTACAGTTGAAAACTTAACTTGTGGTTTTCATCAATAATGGTCATATTACAGTACTGTTTGTATAAATGTAATTCTCAACTCTTCACATCACTGTTTAGCTAAAGCTAAACATAATACGCAAACAATTTTGTTTAGTGCTGCTTAGCTTGCAGTTGCAGGCAAGCTGCTCTATCTTTATTCATCATTTATATGAAGAAATaatcctctctctctctctctctctctctctctctctctctcactcaCTCACATACGAGTCTACGTGTATAGTATATAGTACAAAAAAAGGGGTATGAtaccaaggagaggtcatgattACATCATTTCAtcgtcttcttttttcttcttagcAGTAGTTATTTTGCAATAAAATCCCTTTTTACCAAGAACGTGAATATTTATCAATAACATAACGTGCTGGTCGAGCTTTATACAAGCTACcctactttttcaatttttgaggCACCGGCTGATTGAAGGAATGTATTGAACAAACCTAAAACGTTTCGGGTTTTTAGTTTTGTCTAGATTCGTTTTGTTCGAGTGTATCATAatgatatgtgttttattattattattattattaatatactGAAGGTAAGGGGTCAATTAATTAGGTGATCAATGGTTTTCTCGAGGAAACTTGCCTCCTGTTATAGTGGGATATCCAATCTTTCCGATCAATGCTCATGCTCCACTAATAATGGTCTGCCGCTATTGGCTAATAATCTCAGTCTGAACCAAAACACAAGACTATTGCAGGCTGGACCAGCAGAATCCATCTCTGGGTTCAAATGATCAAGATTTTCATATAACTCCTTCAAACTTCAAATGATGAAATATTTTAACGTTTTCATGAGGTCGATGATATTTTTTCCAGCAGCTTTTGATTTTGTAGTTATCAtgtataaaaaaaactaacaaaTTTCTTATCACTCAACATCTATTGACGCGGTTTTTCTACTTTGCAAAGTCCACTTGGTATACTTTATACAAAAAATCATTGAGATCCCATCATTACCAACGTCGTAATCTCTAACATCTTACGAGTCATCTGGTAATAATGGTACTGGACATGGATAAGACCATGATATGGAAACTCTCTATATAATGGAGCACTTCCATTTTCCATTACCTATCTAAACCTCACCTTTAGACCTTTGAATTTTTCTCCCAAATCTCCAATGGCAACCCACAGTAGCATCATGTTCTCAGTTGATAGAAAAGACATAGTGTTCGTTAAACCCTCCAAACCAACACCCTCACACCTTCTATCTCTCTCCACCATTGACAATGATCTTAACCTTGAGATCATGTGCCACACTGTTTTCGTATACCAATCAAATGCCGATTTTTGTACTAAGGGAGAAGAGATAAAAGATCCAGCTTCCATAATCAAGGAAGCTCTTTCTAACCTCTTGGTTTTTTACTATCCACTAGCAGGGAAGATGAAGAGGGAGAGCGATGGGAAACTTCGAATCACTTGCAATACTGATGATGGGGTGCCTTTCTTAGTAGCAACTGCAAATTGCAAGCTCTCTTCGTTGAATTACTTGGACGGCATAGACGTTAAAACTGGTAAAGAATTTGCATTGGATTTCCCATCAGAATCTGACGATGGTTATCACCCTTTAGTCATGCAGGTGACCAAGTTCGTATGTGGAGGGTTCACCATTGCTTTGAGCTTATCACACTCGGTTTGCGATGGCTTTGGTGCAGCTCAGGTCTTTCAAGCCTTGGCTGAGCTTGCAAGTGGTAACAACGAGCCCTCGGTTAAACCAGTATGGGATAGGCACTTACTGGTAGCCAAACCTATCGAAGCAATCCCTCCATATATGCTCGATAAGGCCTCGTCTGCAACTTCACCTTTTCTGCCATCTACTGACATAGTCCATAATTGCTTTTATGTAACCGAAGACAGCATAAAAGCCTTGAAAATGAATTTGATCAAAGAAAGCAAAGATGAAACAGTGACCAGCCTTGAGGTCCTATCCGCCTATATATGGAGAGCAAGGTTCAGAGCATTAAAATTGAACCCAGATGGAAAAACAATGTTCTCCATGGCTGTAGGTATGAGACGCACTGTGAAACCACCATTGCCTGAAGGATACTATGGCAATGCTTTCACCGCAGCAAATGCATCCATGACAGGGAAGGAACTCAATGAAGGGTCGCTCACAAAAGCTGTGAAACAAATCAAGGAGGGCAAAAAGCTTGCTACCAACAATGACTATATATGGAACTTGATGAGCATTAACGAGAAACTGAGGGAACTAAACATGAAGTTTGAAGCAGCCAGTGGTGCAATCATGGTGATAACAGACTGGAGACGGTTGGGTCTAGTGGAAGACATAGATTTTGGATGGAAAGGATGTGTGAACATGATACCATTGCCATGGAACATGTTTGGGTACGTGGATTTGGTGTTTTTATTGCCTCCTTGCAAACTGGACCAATCAATGAAAGGCGGAGCTAGGGTGTTGGTTTCCCTACCTAGGGCTGCTATTGCCAAATTCAGGGAAGAAATGGATGCTCTCAAGCATGGTGACGATGCTGCTGGCCATTAGTTGAACTTGTAGACCTATGTATGCACGTTGTTTTAACATTTTAAGTTGATAATGTTGTGTTTTATCGTATTACATATATGTGTTATTAAATTATTGTATGAGTTAGAAGAATACGAGGGTTGTTCTTATCCACTTACAACGTATAAGCATTTCACTTGGGCAATTACATTGTTTCAGACATAAATTCCTTCTACCTAAGAGGATTGTACAAAACTGACGAAATTGAATTGGATTCCATATTTTAAGCAAAAAGTTAAGAAGTACTATTTTACCTCAACTAAAACATCTCTAAACTGTTTTCATGCATTAGTCAATGAAATAGTTGGTTGGTGAGATGAGATGGGACATCATTCTTCATCCATAAACATTGAATTTTCAAAGTAGAGGGTAAATGAATGAATATCTACTGTTGCGTCCCGCTTTTACTTTGCATGCCTTCATTACCACCAATTACGTGGGGCTATCATGTATGGCATCAAtagttttggttaaaatatgtaaaagtCCCTCCACTCTTTggaaattttactattatttttatgaatttatttcatctattttttacattttaaaattcaagtaaaactagtgttaaaattattttattaaatccaGGTTCATTAAAACGCTACTTTTTTAGTTGCATGGATACTGTGAGTTTTTTTTTAGGCTTATAGGTACAAAAAGGCTATTTTaagagaaaatggaaaagaatcaATTGAGCCTTGCACTAAATTCGCACTCAATTGAACCCctttcattaattaaaaaatcaattaagtctcTTCGTTAATAATTTTAGTCTTTGACCACGTTGACCATTAAAATAAGTTGACAAACCAAATAAGTGGCGACATGGGATAgcttttaatttaatcttatatttttatcataaaaaattataaaaatatcataaaaaataaatatttacataaaattatagaaattatagaaaaattagagtacttataaaaaatataaaaattcataaaaggttataaatattataaaattttataaaaattctaataaattataaaaaaaataaaacatataaaagcatattcaaaatttttaaaagattataaaattcataaaaacttataaataatatgataaactctaataaattgtaaagaaactatacaaatttagaaactataaaaaaattcatttaaacccCTAAAATCATAATGAACACATAACATTATTCCAATTGTTGGATAATGGAATTAGTCGTCAAATCATTAGGGTCGTTTTCATATTGAATAAAATATTCTTGATCTTCTACAAATAAAACGATAATTGTGGGACCTCTCCtatttattgataaattattattgttattattatttttaaaaattttatccccAACTTTTAAGTATGATACAATAGTTTGGaccttgaaatgttgaaaattgtttgctaagtattgtatgataaaatttttttagtacaattaaatactataaaatcaaattttcacTATCCAACTATTACAAACATTAGCATATGTCAACATGGAATATTTGATGACGATTCTCATTATCAAACAGTTGGTTTAATGTCACGTGTTCGTTTTAATTTTAGgggtttaattttcaaaatgagAAACcgataaatgaatttttatatatttttaatatttcaaaattataattttttagcacttgttttgaaattttataagtttttttaattattgacaattttttatatgtttttttatgattttttaaaaataatttttagagtaAGCTATACAATTATTCACTCAACTATTAACATATTTCTATTTTGATTACTaacctataaaaaaaattattttcgtcACTAACATTATCATtggtttctattttggtcaccctctgttaaatcattaataaaaatgattataccatattttttttaattgacataattacacatttacttctcaatatttacatattttattaatttaattgtaattctaaataattcaacaaatttaatattatagagagataaatttatgtttaaatttaattatttaattatccattcataacataacataacaaaTACTTGTCTTCATTTTCATACTCAACACAATGTTTAAAGGGGCATTGTCGCTCAAAACCAAATCacttaaaaatgatatttttttatataaatataaattactaaatatgttcaaaaattaaatatcaattatTATTGTGATAtatgtcttatttattaaatatttcatgTTTCTATATTGTGTTTgaaattattatacatttaatctttttattttttttacatttcgtCCAACATTAGTTTccattgttttattattatggcTCAAAATTAATTGTAAGGGGCTCTTTTacaaaaccataaaataaaataactacgGAAATGGATCAAATTATTAGGCGAtcatgagttttttttaataGTATTTGTCGGTGTCGCCTAACACACTAGCAGCATTACCCTATTTCCCCCCCCCAAATTATTAGGCAATCATgagtttttaaaaaagaaattttggtATCGTCACTATGTCAAGTGGTACCCTtatgtattttttgaaaaatactaGAGAAAATATATAACACCCCATCTCCGGCCTAGACGTTAAGACCAAATCTAGAGGCTATGTCAAAATGTTCAAGGGAATAACCAACCTTTAAGTATTTTGAATTTCATtatacataaaacatttaaacagtTAAACCAACATGGAAATTCGAGCTTACAAATCGTAATTTGATATAAAACATACGTTAGTTCAAATTTAAAGAAACAGTAAAATATCTAGAAAAGAAAGATGACATAGCTCCTGACACACCGAACCTCCTAAGTCTGTGGGTTGCCTGCAATTCAATCAACCAATAGAATGAGTTTATAACTCAATGTGTGTAACAGATATAAAAGCAAAACAACAATATAAATATGACAGTAATTTCCCAACTTCAGTCAATCAGAAACAAATGATACTTAGTATTATCATAATAGTTCAGATAAGATGCAAAACAAATTAGATACATATGCAGAACAGATCAGAATCAGATGTAGTTTCCTACCCCTATCCATTACACGAAGGTATCAAGTATCtatccatccttacacaccaattAGTCTCGGTATGACACATTTCAGAGTGATTACAAACTAACTGTCAAATCAGTTTGCCATAAACCGCCAGAATCAGATACAGATTTGTCGCTTAGTCACTCAATTCagcagatcattaaactgccGACACTTCCTTCTTTATACCATTCCCACCCAATATAGATGCAGATTATAGATATCAGATATCAATGATGTACATACAATTATCCTAATACAAGTCATAATCAGATAATACAGATCATTATCAATTAACTATTATCGCATTAATTATATGTACAAATAATAGATTATTCAGCCTCAGAATATTGGATATCAAGTTATATAGTTTAATTCAGATCATATGGTCCTTACGGAAGGCCTACGTTTGATTCAAACAACGCTTACGATTCTAGGGGAAATTTCAATATTTTGGCCCACACGCTTGTATGGATTCCATACGGCTTGTTACATGACatggcacacagtcgtgtggctaaAAACAGTGAGTTAACGGTCTAACATATGACCAAGCACACATTTGTGTGACTCAAATATCATAATATCTCTCACACGACTTGGACACACAACTATGCCTTTAGTCCGTATGACATAATGCAAAaacagtaagttacacggccCGAGCACACGCCTATATCTCTAACCCGTGTGACTAATTCACAAACGATGAGTTACACAGCTTGGACACATGTTtgtgtccttggcccgtgtgaccctaattcATAAACAGTGAGTTAAACGGCTGTGTGACGTCGAGAGCCATGTTTTTTGACATTTAAAATTTGTAGAAAATCGgcttttcgttacacacctaatGTTGAATCGACTTAGAAGCAACAAAAATGACTCCGAGACCTAACAACGAACAACCAAAGGCcaattcaacaattaattccTAAAGGAATGCTTTAGAAGTCGAACAATAAAGTTATGTCGAAAAGTTCGACTGAGAACACCAATCTCAAAAATTTTACGTACTCACCTCATACAAAACAATGAAATACTGAACTAACGCGTTGAGGGAACACTACTTTCTAGATCTTCGCCTAAAATTGACAATCAATCGACACATAAACAAAGGAATCGAGCAAGAAAAAATAGGAAACCAATTCTTGGCAAAAACGAACAAAAAGCAACAATTAACCGAATTCCAACCCAAAACTTACAAGATTAACCTTACCGTTGAAAGAAGTAACAAGACGTGCCAACAAAATGCCCAAACAATGAATAAAAGAGGGGAGATGAAGTggtaggaaaaaaaaagaaaggaaggaaaaaatgaagaagaaggaagaagagggaaaaataaaaataaaaaataacgaAGAATGAGAGGGCATTTtaggaaatttaatttaataataaaattagatgAATTTTCCATAATAGCAAAAATATATCCCTACTTTTCTTATGCAAAGACTCGAGAAAATGACCAAAGACGCACAGAAACTTATCCATTGAACCAGCAGACTCAATCTTGATAAAATTAACGCATAAATAAACTTAAGTCGTCAATTCACTGGTAGAGGTTATGCCAAAATAAACTGTAAAATTTCAATAGGGAAGACTCAAATCCTCGATCTCAACCACATAAACAGAATACTTAACCACAAATACAGAGACTCAGTAATtgacaaaatttatcaaataattgatCAAATTTTGAAGCATTACAAAATATGGGTATATAGGAAAAAGAATTTAATGGTGCTGCCGGTGTGTCAGGAGACActgaaaaaagtgaaaaaaaattatcGTGTCagtaaaaaaagtttgaaaaagaaaaacaaaggttggaaaagcaaaaaaaaaggggAGCCCATAACCACCCGATCACGTCGACGATAGCTTGTCAGACTGGTGCCACCTAGCTGTCCAAACATCTGATAGCAGAGCACCATAGGTTTGAACACTTTACTTGAACCTGTGACCGCATCACCGTCAACTGGGAGCCTGAGTTGCAATGCGTCACCTTCTTGGGTGATGGTGCACTCCCTACAtgacaaatgaaatgtgtgggtctctaGGCATAATGCTCAAGCAATGCAGATATTAAGTCCGCCTCAACTCAAACATTCGGATCAATGCCGCTGATTCAAATTCGATGGCATCCAAGTATGGCATAATACGTTCTTCCTACTGATAGCTTGAATCATGGCTACGCGATGCTCACCATGACTATATAAAATCACCACATTAGTTTAATTcttccaattaaataaaaaaatgacgcACAACTTTATAAATATACCCGTgaataacaaataatttttttaccggCATATTAATTGTCATTGTTGTGTGATCGGTTATTCTAATTAAAGAACACATTTCAATATCGCGATATACACaaacaataaatattttaatcaccgactaaacaaaaaatatatacaacTAACAGAAATAATTCTCCCCTGAcattttttcataaataatttttttatatttttttgtaaaaatgtccattaaatctaaatattataatatacaaattattattgcaaaagaaaaaagaaaaaacatacaCTAAAATCATCTTAATTTATCCATACACTTTAAacacaaatttaatatttaaaataaaaatataatattataatttatatgtaaaaataaacaataatctaaaatataaacatagatcttttttaaaaaatttattataacaaaaaaaacctaaataatTATAACTCTTTCTCTCTAAAACTTCAACACAAATTAATCTTCTCGAAAAATTTAATGCTAaacacaaaaaaatcaaaactcaacGTTTTTTTTCCAATCGGTAGGGGGGACCAAACCCTCGTTTTTATACTGagctaattaaaacaaaaattctggaaaaaaggCAACACTAGTTTGAAGGCCTATCGCCAACGTGATTGGATGGTCACGGGCTCCCCTTTTTTCCtgctttttcagttttttttttatcttttttgatCTTTTTTTACTGACACAGTCATTTTTTTCACTTTCGCCGGTGTCATTTGACACACCAACAGCACCATTACTTTTTTTGTATACTAGTATTTTCtcgattatttttaaaaaaatatatattggtaTCGCCTGACACATTGGTAACACTAAAAaaattttttctaataaaaaaatttcatgattGATGATTGGGGGGAAAAGTGGGGTGGTGCCGTCGATGTGTCAGGCGGCATCGACGGGGACTGTTCAAAACAACTCattttcgtaaatatttttttctctgacccatttttgtaattaattattttttatattatttttttataaaaaagccaCAATAAGGCAAATAAGGCGGTGAGATTTGATATACCATGGGGCATGCTCTTTGTCACTACTTTATGGGGCTTGTGGAAAACTCGAAATGCAAAGCTTTTTCAATGAGTAGATATTGCCAGCACTGCGGACATTGGGGTATGCAAAAAAGTTTGCTAAATATATAGAGCAAGTCATGCACTTGACGGTTCCAATAATTATTAGGGGGCAAGATGGGTTCAATAACATAAACCATTGAAGGGGGTGTGCTTTCTCAACACTAATGAAGTAGTGAAAACTAAAACACAAGTAGCATCTGCAAGAGGGTTACTATGCTACGAGTTTGGTAATTGGATCTAAGGGTTCATGTTGAACATCAATCTACCGAACAGTGTGCAAGCATAACTCTAAGAGTGTACGTAAGGGCTTGCATTTAGTTAAATGGCTTGAAATCTCGAGGCTGATAGTCAAGCTTGATGCAATTTTAATGGTATATTTTCTACCCAAACCATCTAATGAGCGTTATCCTTTTAGCACCCTGATTGATGactgtttgattttatttgatgGAGGTTGGGTGATTGAGATTAAACATATTATTTGTAAGGGCAAAAAGCGTACAAATCACTAGGATTCTTTAACAGTTTTAGCACCCTGATTGATGATTGGTTGACTTTGTTTGATGAGGGTTGGGTGATTGAGATTAGACATATTCTTTCCAAGGACAATGAATGTACAAATGACTTAAATTCTTTAACGTAAGGATCCGATAAAGATTTAACCGAACTTACTactttttcaaaaaatctttTATGATACTAGTGAAAAAATACTAGTTAGAATCTAGTTATTTTCtaccaaaataaattattattggtCCCATTGGAACAAATGAACCGACAATTTTGCTTTTACTTGAAAATTTGGTTTGAAGGTTTGTTGCTTTTAACACCAAAACTAGTtcatttaacctttttttttttaagcttaAGTAATCAATTCAAATTTTTCCCAGAGTTTTTTTAAGGCTCTGTTTGGATAGCacaaagtaattaaataaaagtgt
Protein-coding sequences here:
- the LOC107935053 gene encoding spermidine coumaroyl-CoA acyltransferase — protein: MATHSSIMFSVDRKDIVFVKPSKPTPSHLLSLSTIDNDLNLEIMCHTVFVYQSNADFCTKGEEIKDPASIIKEALSNLLVFYYPLAGKMKRESDGKLRITCNTDDGVPFLVATANCKLSSLNYLDGIDVKTGKEFALDFPSESDDGYHPLVMQVTKFVCGGFTIALSLSHSVCDGFGAAQVFQALAELASGNNEPSVKPVWDRHLLVAKPIEAIPPYMLDKASSATSPFLPSTDIVHNCFYVTEDSIKALKMNLIKESKDETVTSLEVLSAYIWRARFRALKLNPDGKTMFSMAVGMRRTVKPPLPEGYYGNAFTAANASMTGKELNEGSLTKAVKQIKEGKKLATNNDYIWNLMSINEKLRELNMKFEAASGAIMVITDWRRLGLVEDIDFGWKGCVNMIPLPWNMFGYVDLVFLLPPCKLDQSMKGGARVLVSLPRAAIAKFREEMDALKHGDDAAGH